In Besnoitia besnoiti strain Bb-Ger1 chromosome I, whole genome shotgun sequence, the genomic window CAGGGCAGCTTGGTCGTCCGTGGCTGGGACTGTTTGGCCTGCAGGAAAAAGGTCAGCTTCGCCCAACTCGGGCTCTTCCAGGCGCGAAGAACCACGTCAGCCACTTGCCGAGCGTTCCCCTCGTGATTCTGTTCCAGTATTTCCAAACACAGCCGGTTTCAGCGACTCGACACATGCGAATGCGCGTGCTGCGCTAGCGTGCCTGGAGCGCGACAGACGGCAACAGGTCGTCTTACACGCCAGACAACTGAGaactccctctctcctctccccgtACAAAAAAACTTTGCAAATCTCTGCTTTTTCCACTTGGGAGGTCGACGCTGAGCTGTCTGTCACGACTGGGGATTTGCTCCTGGGCAGTGGCAGCCGCCCGCCCTCTCGGCAGAGTTTCGAGAGCCGCCTTATGTACGGGGGCCTCTGGAGGCTTggcgcccgcctgccgcaCATGACGCTTTTTGGTGTATTTCTCCTCGTATCGCCAGCTCAAGTGAACATACACGCCCCTTACAGACCGCACGACTCGGGAGAAAGCTAGAGCTGCGCTGGATTGCGTCTAGAGTGCccgccagaggccgcggctttGCAGTGAGAAGTATGAGCCAAACAAGTGGACACGCGGTGTGCCTGTGGCGCAGAATTTTGTTatctgccgcgcgcctgaaTCGTGAGAGAGCAGCCAGTGAGAGAGCAGCCCGTTTCGAACATACGTGGATCACGTAGAGTTCCTGAAACCCTGAAACTCGAGCGAGAGGCTCGTTTGGCGAACTAGTCACGTGCGAGATAGAACCCTCCAGATAGGGAGACACGAGGACAGGCGACCAGGAGGAAAACTGAGTTCCTCGGCGTTTCTCACGATTTTTCAGCGGCAGTTGAGTTAAGCCCTTATCATGAGTGAGCTCACACTCTTGCGCACGAGGCGGGTTTGGAAAGCCTTCGAATGCcctcggcgcgaggcgaaactCAAGGTCTTCCGTAAGGCCTGACTCCCGGATTCTGCGCATCGAGGCGAATCCAACACGAGAAGGCACGAAGTTGCCGCAGGCCAGTCTTGATGAGGAGCGCGTTTCGGGAAGATGATTCCGTGGCATGTCACCGACTTGAGCACTGCGGCTAAATCTGTCGCCGAAATGCACACCGAGTTCGCCCGCGAATCacccggcgcgcggcgcggtaTCCCGCAGTGGTCCGGGCCAGCCTTTTCCCGCGCGACTCAAAACGGCTACGCGGGTCACTGTGACGGGCGCCGTCTCGCTCCGTTTCCCCGGACAGGAAGCGACACGTGTCGTCCCGCACTTCCGGTTTTTATTGGCTCTTTTTCGCTGACACGTCGCGGCAAATTGgcttcttcgctgtctcgcaGCCTTCCCGCAGAAAACAGGAGGGGAATTCCGAAGCACAGCGCTCGGCACACCCTTGTCTCGCGTTGACGCGCGTCATCTGACTTTTCTCCCGGTTACAGACATCCGTCCGGACATTTCCATGCGTCGTTTTGCCGGCGGAAGAGGGGTGGTAGCTCGAGTCAATCCCAAACTCGCTTGACAATTGCTCGCTTCCATAGAAAAGACCAACGTTTTTCTGCtcgacgcagacacacacaacTGAGCTGAGGTCCCGGTACCCGAGCTTACAAAGGCACGATGCAGGGAATAATGAATTTTCGTGTTTTTGGCGCCTCGTTAAGAGTCGCGATAGTACTTCCGGCACTTTTTGGGTGTATATACACCCGAGGAGTGACCGGTTCGCCGGCTCCTCCATCCGCGGAGGTGCATTTAAAACCTCAAGAGGACCATAGTGTCGCAGATATTGCAAGCGCGCAGCCTGATCTCGAGCGGCTCGGTGCCCTTTTTGACGGCATCGTCGCTTCCGTGCAACAGACACCTAAGCATTCTGAGCAggccgacgcgggcgaggatACAGCGGAGCCACAGTCCCGCCGACTGCCGAATGAGCCGGAAGATGCGCAAAAACTCCTTCAACTCCTTCTggccgacgaggaggccaTGGAGCTCTGGAAAACGCACTTCGCTCGCCACGTCACGCAAAACGTGCGCCGCGTCGTGCTGAAACTCAGCGTTGCCGAGAACGCCGGTTCTGAGGTAGACGTTGCGACGCCCCAAGGCAGCGAACCGGAATCGgtgctgcgtctcgcgggtGAAGAGGATTTCTGGGAGAGTCGGCCCGCGAGCTCGATGGCCGCAGTCCAGCTGATCAGAGAGAAGATGGcgaagcgcatgcagtcgTCCGGCGAGACTGCCGCGGACATGTGGATTGCCGAGGTTTCTCAGCGCTTTAGGTACCTGAGCATGAAGGACGCCAAGCGACAAATGGGGACGTTTCTCGTCCACGCACAAGTCCAAGGGGGATCGGGTCCGCAAGGCacgccgcttccgccgaaAACCGAGTTCAAAAACGCGGCCGACCCCATTCCAGAGAGCTTCGACACCCGCGAGGCCTTCCCGGCGTGCACCGACGTCGTCGGGCACGTGCGAGATCAAGGCGACTGCGGCTCCTGCTGGGCGTTCGCCAGCACCGAGGCCTTCAACGACCGCCTCTGCATTCGCAGCCAAGGTACC contains:
- a CDS encoding cathepsin B (encoded by transcript BESB_003970) yields the protein MQGIMNFRVFGASLRVAIVLPALFGCIYTRGVTGSPAPPSAEVHLKPQEDHSVADIASAQPDLERLGALFDGIVASVQQTPKHSEQADAGEDTAEPQSRRLPNEPEDAQKLLQLLLADEEAMELWKTHFARHVTQNVRRVVLKLSVAENAGSEVDVATPQGSEPESVLRLAGEEDFWESRPASSMAAVQLIREKMAKRMQSSGETAADMWIAEVSQRFRYLSMKDAKRQMGTFLVHAQVQGGSGPQGTPLPPKTEFKNAADPIPESFDTREAFPACTDVVGHVRDQGDCGSCWAFASTEAFNDRLCIRSQGKANAPLSPQHTTSCCNALHCASFGCNGGQPGMAWRWFQRKGVVTGGDYDALQKGTTCWPYEVPFCAHHVKAPFPDCDASVAPRHTPKCRKDCEETNYTANVHPFEQDLHKASSAYSLRSRDDVKRDMMAHGTVTGAFIVYEDFLNYKAGVYKHVSGSPVGGHAIKIIGWGTEGGEDYWLAVNSWNDYWGDKGLFKIKMGEGGIDDEMVAGEAAWEEVEGAVNADEAPSLPSLPKDAAPRPAATGDKEM